Proteins co-encoded in one Medicago truncatula cultivar Jemalong A17 chromosome 8, MtrunA17r5.0-ANR, whole genome shotgun sequence genomic window:
- the LOC25500983 gene encoding F-box protein CPR1 — translation MAAAIHKLVSTAYIPNDLAFSILSKLPLKSLKRFTCVKKSFSLLFQSPDFMNMFRTNFISKHNEDNENIRLILKEKTQMIPFPYTLCTFSGEKLEDGERLDCPPPFHEDDLGIEIFGFASVNGTLCLYQGIYYDTKIVLWNPATTKFKVVPPSFQPYDNIEVKTPPLAFGYDHVRHDYKLIRIAHYPLDFEGHWVSVPDKDSYFWDVDYDHTLWDGRVVEMNDPFWELYSLKSNSWRKIDGIEMRINWIDSYPVNLNEFCHCLELNRIVSFDFINEIFFATTLPSVGLKRPRECETFFRLPRIRLNSYLAVIHGSIAFISNIEVLSFYDIWILGEVGVKESWIKLFVVDAPCKMRPFGIGIKSFIFFIKGDEEIAWYDLSTQRIEEIKVKGESAGLQIIVYKENLLSFEGINI, via the coding sequence ATGGCTGCTGCAATACATAAGCTGGTAAGTACTGCTTACATTCCTAACGACCTTGCTTTCTCTATTCTTTCCAAATTGCCTCTTAAATCCCTCAAACGATTCACATgtgttaaaaaatcattttcccttttatttcaAAGCCCTGATTTTATGAACATGTTCCGAACCAATTTCATATCCAAACACAACGAGGACAATGAAAACATACGTCTCATCTTAAAGGAAAAGACACAAATGATTCCCTTTCCATACACCTTATGCACATTTTCTGGTGAGAAGTTGGAGGATGGGGAGAGATTAGATTGTCCACCTCCATTTCATGAAGATGACTTAGGTATTGagatttttggttttgcaaGTGTTAATGGCACTCTTTGTCTCTACCAAGGCATTTACTATGACACAAAAATTGTGTTGTGGAATCCTGCTACCACAAAATTTAAGGTTGTTCCTCCTAGCTTTCAACCGTATGACAACATTGAAGTTAAGACACCTCCTCTGGCATTTGGTTATGATCATGTTAGACATGACTATAAGTTGATTCGGATTGCGCATTATCCCTTAGACTTTGAAGGTCATTGGGTTAGTGTACCTGATAAGGATAGCTATTTTTGGGATGTGGATTATGATCATACTTTATGGGATGGACGAGTGGTGGAGATGAACGACCCTTTCTGGGAGTTATATAGCCTCAAAAGTAACTCTTGGAGGAAAATTGATGGCATTGAGATGCGTATTAATTGGATAGATAGCTATCCGGTGAACTTGAATGAATTTTGCCATTGTTTAGAACTAAACAGGATTGTGTCATTTGACTTTATCAATGAAATATTCTTTGCTACAACCTTACCCTCGGTTGGCTTAAAAAGGCCTAGGGAATGCGAAACGTTTTTTCGGTTACCTAGAATCAGGCTGAATAGCTACTTAGCAGTGATACATGGGTCTATTGCTTTCATCTCTAATATTGAGGTGTTAAGTTTTTATGACATATGGATTTTGGGTGAAGTCGGTGTTAAAGAATCGTGGATTAAACTCTTTGTTGTTGATGCACCTTGCAAAATGCGTCCTTTTGGGATAGGCATCAAGAGCTTTATATTCTTCATAAAAGGTGATGAGGAGATAGCTTGGTATGATTTAAGTACCCAAAGGATTGAGGAGATCAAGGTCAAAGGAGAGTCAGCTGGGTTGCAAATTATTGTTTATAAGGAAAACCTTCTTTCTTTTGAAGGaattaatatttaa
- the LOC25500985 gene encoding putative F-box protein At1g32420, producing the protein MAAATSKLVSSAYIPNDLALSILSKLPLKSLKRFTCVKKSFSLLFQSPDFMNMFRTNLISKHNEDNENTRLILKEKTQMIPFPYHFCTFSGEKLEDGERLDCPLPFHEDDLGIGILGFASVNGTLCLYQGNYHDTKIVLWNPATTEFKVVPRSFQPYDNIEFKIHPLAFGYDRVRHDYKLIRIASYPLDFEGNWVEVPEKDSYLWDEDYDHTVWDRQIVKMNDPFWEIYSLKSNSWRKIDGIYQMDSNWADSHPVNLNEFCHWLGPSYDIVSFDFINEIFIATTLPSVGYKRCRESKSFFRKRRLRLEKYLAGINGSIAFISNIVVTRSYHIWILGELGVKESWIKLFVVDAPCRMHPFGIGIKSFIFFMKHGDGIAAWYDISTQRYEEIKVKGESVGWDIIVYKENLLSFEGINI; encoded by the coding sequence ATGGCTGCTGCAACATCTAAGCTGGTAAGCAGTGCTTACATTCCTAACGACCTTGCTTTGTCTATTCTTTCCAAACTGCCTCTCAAATCACTCAAACGATTCACATgtgttaaaaaatcattttcccttttatttcaAAGCCCTGATTTTATGAACATGTTTCGTACCAATTTAATATCTAAACACAACGAGGACAATGAAAACACACGTCTCATCCTAAAGGAAAAGACACAAATGATTCCCTTTCCCTACcatttttgcacattttctGGTGAGAAATTGGAGGATGGGGAGAGATTAGACTGTCCACTTCCATTTCATGAAGATGACTTAGGTATTGGGATTTTAGGTTTTGCTAGTGTTAATGGCACTCTTTGTCTCTACCAAGGCAATTACCATGACACAAAAATTGTGTTGTGGAATCCTGCTACCACAGAATTTAAGGTTGTTCCGCGTAGCTTTCAACCGTATGACAACATTGAGTTTAAGATACATCCTTTGGCATTTGGTTATGATCGTGTTAGACATGACTATAAATTGATCCGGATTGCGTCTTACCCCTTAGACTTTGAAGGTAATTGGGTTGAAGTACCTGAAAAGGATAGCTATTTGTGGGATGAGGATTATGATCACACTGTTTGGGATAGGCAAATAGTGAAGATGAATGACCCTTTCTGGGAGATATATAGCCTCAAAAGTAACTCTTGGAGGAAAATCGATGGCATTTATCAGATGGATTCTAATTGGGCAGATAGTCATCCGGTGAACTTGAATGAATTTTGCCATTGGTTAGGCCCATCTTATGATATTGTGTCATTTGACTTTATCAATGAGATATTCATTGCCACAACCTTACCCTCGGTTGGCTATAAAAGGTGTAGAGAAAGCAAATCATTTTTTCGGAAACGTAGACTCAGGCTGGAGAAGTACTTGGCAGGGATAAATGGGTCTATTGCTTTCATCTCCAATATTGTGGTGACAAGATCTTATCACATATGGATTTTGGGTGAACTCGGTGTTAAAGAATCGTGGATTAAACTCTTTGTTGTTGATGCACCTTGCAGAATGCATCCTTTTGGGATAGGCATAAAGAGCTTTATATTCTTCATGAAACATGGTGACGGGATAGCTGCTTGGTATGATATAAGTACCCAAAGGTATGAGGAGATCAAGGTTAAAGGAGAGTCTGTTGGGTGGGATATTATAGTTTATAAGGAAAACCTTCTTTCTTTTGAAGgaattaatatttaa
- the LOC120577467 gene encoding uncharacterized protein translates to MAVVFSAQGEISYWKNISVILLIGIETRRQNRQIKEVLSSYPNGISIEELKIRMGIPGMTKLFIEAIVSISEVQLLYIGDDNFCVRLIPSTTSTVKKKKQRDADHSEMPVLFSSDSFGDDVETFVLSSRGSRLISRSRSREDLAHRLQRHGPMFFMSLTENEILQLVELLITKLKWLKESPSEAFPFSLTQSVRLTRSTLLVKELLIDGTWRKNLEIRFSKALFSKPDKLED, encoded by the exons ATGGCAGTGGTCTTCAGTGCTCAAGGGGAAATATCTTACTGGAAAAATATTTCTGTTATCCTCCTGATTGGTATAGAAACTAGAAG GCAGAATAGGCAGATTAAGGAGGTATTGAGTTCGTACCCGAACGGAATCTCCATCGAAGAACTTAAGATAAGAATGGGTATTCCTGGAATGACTAAATTGTTTATCGAAGCGATAGTATCTATATCAGAAGTACAACTTTTGTATATAGGAGATGATAATTTTTGTGTGCGTTTGATCCCATCAACAACATCTACCgttaagaagaagaagcagaggGATGCTGATCATTCAGAAATGCCTGTGTTATTTTCTTCTGATTCTTTTGGGGATGATGTGGAAACTTTTGTTTTGTCATCTAGAGGATCGCGTCTTATTTCCCGATCAAGAAGCAG GGAGGATCTAGCTCATAGATTACAAAGGCATGGACCCATGTTTTTTATGTCTCTCACCGAAAATGAAATCCTTCAATTGGTGGAATTATTGATAACAAAGTTGAAATGGTTGAAGGAAAGCCCCTCAGAAGCATTTCCTTTTAGTCTAACTCAATCAGTTAGGCTAACTAGGTCTACTTTACTTGTGAAAGAGCTGCTAATTGATGGCACATGGCGCAAAAATCTTGAGATCCGTTTTTCTAAGGCTCTGTTTAGCAAGCCCGATAAATTAGAAGACTAA
- the LOC25500987 gene encoding F-box protein CPR1, translating to MTKTIGNIFHGLTVLLNPTSNQIQSSLFNLFLYQFMAAASATTDKKKVSTSSHIPDDLTFSILSKLPLKSLTRFTCAQKSWSLLFQNSIFMNMFRTNFLLSKHDEDDENTCVLLKQMEGRRPYHTSLYTLSGEKFENSVRLDLPTPLLENDSFIRILCSAGINGVLCLYNDSLNANKTIVLWNPATEEFKVVPHSHQPYENIEFNPRPFAFGYDPVTNDYKVIRVANYHIYFEDNWIYLPRKESLLWRKDDPLWKQYMFYDSHFWEGHELQVYEPFLEIYSLRSNSWRKLDMDLSVFLHGRCMMNLNELCHWQVNDQMASFDFTNEIFFETTLPSFDLKDGMSTKKDLAVLHGSVAFIHNVVNTGYLHIWILGELAVNESWTKLFVLGPVPCIGRPIGVRIKSVMFYLKEDEELAWIDLSTQRIEEIGVKAESPAWLQIVTYKENLLSFVGMNN from the coding sequence atgacaaaaacaatTGGAAATATATTTCATGGTTTGACTGTCCTCCTCAACCCAACAAGCAATCAGATTCAGAGCTCTCTCTTCAATCTGTTTCTGTATCAATTCATGGCTGCTGCTTCTGCAACAACAGATAAGAAGAAGGTTAGTACTTCTTCACACATACCTGACGATCTTACTTTCTCAATTCTCTCCAAATTGCCTCTTAAATCTCTCACACGTTTCACTTGTGCTCAAAAATCATGGTCTCTTTTGTTCCAAAactctattttcatgaacatgttcCGCACCAATTTCTTACTATCCAAACATGATGAGGACGACGAAAACACGTGTGTCCTCCTAAAGCAAATGGAAGGCAGGCGCCCCTACCACACCTCACTGTACACGCTTTCCGGTGAGAAGTTTGAGAATAGTGTCAGATTAGACTTGCCAACACCTCTTCTTGAGAATGACTCATTTATTCGTATTCTGTGTTCTGCCGGTATTAATGGCGTTCTTTGTCTCTATAATGACAGCCTTAATGCCAACAAAACCATTGTATTGTGGAATCCAGCCACCGAGGAATTTAAGGTTGTTCCTCATAGCCATCAGCCGTATGAGAACATTGAGTTTAATCCTCGTCCCTTCGCATTTGGTTATGACCCTGTTACAAATGATTATAAGGTGATTAGGGTGGCTAATTATCACATATACTTTGAAGATAATTGGATATATTTGCCTCGCAAGGAGAGCCTTTTATGGAGGAAGGATGACCCTTTATGGAAGCAATATATGTTCTATGATAGCCATTTCTGGGAAGGGCATGAATTACAGGTCTATGAACCATTCTTGGAGATATATAGCCTCAGAAGTAACTCTTGGAGGAAACTCGATATGGATTTGTCTGTTTTTTTGCATGGTCGTTGCATGATGAACTTGAATGAATTGTGTCATTGGCAGGTAAACGATCAAATGGCATCGTTTGACTTTACCAATGAGATATTCTTTGAAACAACCTTACCCTCATTTGACTTGAAAGATGGAATGAGCACGAAAAAGGACTTGGCGGTGTTACATGGATCTGTGGCTTTCATCCATAATGTCGTCAACACCGGTTATTTGCACATATGGATTTTGGGTGAGCTTGCTGTGAATGAATCATGGACTAAACTCTTTGTTCTTGGCCCTGTACCTTGCATTGGTCGTCCTATCGGGGTAAGAATAAAGAGCGTTATGTTCTACCTAAAAGAAGATGAGGAGTTAGCCTGGATTGATTTAAGTACCCAAAGGATTGAGGAAATTGGGGTTAAAGCAGAGTCACCAGCTTGGTTGCAGATCGTAACTTATAAGGAaaatcttctttcttttgtagGAATGAATAACTAA
- the LOC25500988 gene encoding subtilisin-like protease SBT4.14 isoform X2, which produces MLMCYKSRMKMFFQKLTNSYSLVWLPLLLILLNKVSVNGVEQKNFYIVFLGGDHPVSREGAVETHLNILSAVKESHVEAKESIVYSYTKSFNAFAAKLSEDEANKLSSMNEVLSVIPNQYRKLHTTRSWDFIGLPLTAKRKLKSEGDTIVALLDTGITPEFQSFKDDGFGPPPAKWKGTCDKYVNFSGCNNKIIGAKYFKLDGRSNPSDILSPIDVEGHGTHTASTAAGNIVPNASLFGLAKGMARGAVHSARLAIYKICWTEDGCADMDILAAFEAAIHDGVDVISVSLGGGNENYAQDSIAIGAFHAMRKGIITVASAGNGGPTMATVVNNAPWIVTVAASGIDRDFQSTIELGSRKNVSGEGVSTFSPKQKQYPLVNGMDAARASSSKEDAKFCDGDSLEPKKVKGKIVYCRYRTWGTDAVVKAIGGIGTIIENDQFVDFAQIFSAPATFVNESTGQAITNYIKSTRSPSAVIHKSQEVKIPAPFVASFSSRGPNPGSQRILKPDITAPGINILAAYTLKTSISGLEGDTQFSEFTLMSGTSMSCPHVSGVAAYVKSFHPDWTPAAIRSAIITTAKPMSQKVNREAEFAFGAGQVNPTRAVNPGLVYDMDDFAYIQFLCHEGYNGSTLSVLIGSSINCTSLLPGIGHDAINYPSMQLNVKRNTDTTIGVFRRRVTNVGPGQTIFNATIKSPKGVEITVKPTSLIFSHTLQKRSFKVVVKAKSMASMKIVSASLIWRSPRYIVRSPIVIYSP; this is translated from the exons ATGTTAATGTGTTATAAGTCAagaatgaaaatgttttttcagAAACTTACCAACTCCTATTCTCTTGTTTGGCTTCCATTACTGCTTATTCTCCTAAATAAAGTTTCAGTTAATGGTGTTGAACAAAAG AACTTTTACATTGTTTTCCTAGGAGGAGATCATCCTGTTAGTAGAGAAGGAGCAGTAGAGACTCATTTAAATATTCTCTCAGCTGTTAAAGAAAG CCACGTTGAAGCCAAAGAGTCCATAGTATACAGCTACACAAAGAGCTTTAATGCATTTGCTGCTAAACTATCCGAGGATGAAGCCAACAAGTTATCTAGCATGAATGAAGTGCTTTCAGTAATTCCGAATCAATACCGCAAGCTACACACAACAAGATCATGGGACTTTATTGGATTACCATTGACAGCTAAGAGAAAACTGAAGTCAGAGGGTGACACAATCGTGGCGCTTTTGGATACAG GGATAACTCCTGAGTTTCAAAGCTTCAAGGATGACGGATTTGGTCCTCCACCTGCTAAATGGAAAGGAACTTGTGACAAATATGTTAATTTCTCAGGCTGCAATAA CAAGATCATTGGAGCCAAATACTTCAAGCTTGATGGAAGGTCCAATCCATCTGATATACTATCTCCTATAGATGTGGAAGGCCATGGCACTCATACAGCATCAACAGCAGCAGGAAATATTGTTCCGAATGCAAGTCTCTTCGGATTAGCCAAAGGCATGGCACGTGGGGCGGTGCATTCAGCCAGGTTGGCAATTTACAAAATCTGTTGGACAGAAGATGGATGTGCTGATATGGACATACTTGCAGCATTTGAGGCTGCTATACATGACGGCGTGGATGTCATATCCGTTTCGTTAGGTGGAGGAAATGAAAATTATGCGCAGGACTCTATAGCAATTGGTGCATTTCATGCCATGAGGAAAGGCATAATCACAGTTGCCTCGGCTGGAAATGGTGGTCCAACTATGGCAACTGTCGTAAATAACGCCCCATGGATTGTCACAGTAGCTGCTAGTGGCATTGATAGGGACTTCCAGAGCACTATAGAGTTGGGGAGTAGAAAAAATGTTTCT GGAGAAGGAGTAAGTACCTTCAGTCCAAAACAAAAACAGTACCCCCTCGTTAATGGGATGGATGCAGCGCGAGCCTCTTCAAGCAAGGAAGATGCTAA GTTCTGTGATGGAGACTCTTTAGAGCCAAAAAAGGTGAAGGGAAAGATTGTTTACTGTAGATATAGAACATGGGGCACTGATGCTGTTGTGAAAGCAATAGGAGGCATTGGCACTATAATTGAAAATGATCAATTTGTAGATTTCGCTCAAATATTCAGTGCTCCAGCTACCTTTGTGAATGAAAGCACAGGTCAAGCTATTAccaattatataaaatctacaAG ATCACCCTCAGCAGTGATACATAAGAGCCAGGAAGTGAAAATACCAGCTCCATTTGTTGCTTCTTTTTCATCTAGGGGTCCAAATCCAGGATCTCAGCGTATTCTCAAG CCTGACATAACAGCTCCTGGCATTAACATCTTGGCTGCATATACACTTAAGACATCAATTAGTGGTTTAGAAGGCGACActcaattttcagaatttacaCTGATGTCCGGTACATCAATGTCATGCCCTCATGTTTCTGGAGTAGCAGCATATGTGAAGTCATTTCACCCAGATTGGACTCCTGCCGCAATCAGATCAGCAATAATTACCACAG CTAAACCTATGAGCCAGAAAGTTAACAGGGAGGCCGAGTTCGCATTTGGTGCTGGTCAAGTTAATCCAACAAGAGCTGTGAATCCTGGTTTAGTCTATGACATGGATGACTTTGCTTATATTCAGTTCTTATGCCATGAAGGATATAATGGTTCCACTTTATCAGTACTAATTGGCTCTTCTATAAATTGCACTTCTTTGCTTCCTGGGATTGGTCATGATGCTATTAACTATCCTAGCATGCAATTAAATGTGAAAAGAAACACAGACACAACAATAGGAGTTTTCAGGAGAAGAGTTACCAATGTAGGTCCTGGACAAACCATCTTTAATGCCACCATCAAATCTCCAAAAGGAGTGGAAATTACAGTGAAGCCTACTAGTCTCATTTTCTCTCACACCTTGCAAAAGAGGAGCTTCAAGGTAGTTGTGAAAGCAAAATCTATGGCAAGTATGAAAATTGTATCAGCTTCCCTTATTTGGAGAAGCCCTCGTTATATCGTTAGAAGCCCTATTGTTATCTACAGTCCGTAA
- the LOC25500988 gene encoding subtilisin-like protease SBT4.14 isoform X1 gives MLMCYKSRMKMFFQKLTNSYSLVWLPLLLILLNKVSVNGVEQKNFYIVFLGGDHPVSREGAVETHLNILSAVKESSHVEAKESIVYSYTKSFNAFAAKLSEDEANKLSSMNEVLSVIPNQYRKLHTTRSWDFIGLPLTAKRKLKSEGDTIVALLDTGITPEFQSFKDDGFGPPPAKWKGTCDKYVNFSGCNNKIIGAKYFKLDGRSNPSDILSPIDVEGHGTHTASTAAGNIVPNASLFGLAKGMARGAVHSARLAIYKICWTEDGCADMDILAAFEAAIHDGVDVISVSLGGGNENYAQDSIAIGAFHAMRKGIITVASAGNGGPTMATVVNNAPWIVTVAASGIDRDFQSTIELGSRKNVSGEGVSTFSPKQKQYPLVNGMDAARASSSKEDAKFCDGDSLEPKKVKGKIVYCRYRTWGTDAVVKAIGGIGTIIENDQFVDFAQIFSAPATFVNESTGQAITNYIKSTRSPSAVIHKSQEVKIPAPFVASFSSRGPNPGSQRILKPDITAPGINILAAYTLKTSISGLEGDTQFSEFTLMSGTSMSCPHVSGVAAYVKSFHPDWTPAAIRSAIITTAKPMSQKVNREAEFAFGAGQVNPTRAVNPGLVYDMDDFAYIQFLCHEGYNGSTLSVLIGSSINCTSLLPGIGHDAINYPSMQLNVKRNTDTTIGVFRRRVTNVGPGQTIFNATIKSPKGVEITVKPTSLIFSHTLQKRSFKVVVKAKSMASMKIVSASLIWRSPRYIVRSPIVIYSP, from the exons ATGTTAATGTGTTATAAGTCAagaatgaaaatgttttttcagAAACTTACCAACTCCTATTCTCTTGTTTGGCTTCCATTACTGCTTATTCTCCTAAATAAAGTTTCAGTTAATGGTGTTGAACAAAAG AACTTTTACATTGTTTTCCTAGGAGGAGATCATCCTGTTAGTAGAGAAGGAGCAGTAGAGACTCATTTAAATATTCTCTCAGCTGTTAAAGAAAG CAGCCACGTTGAAGCCAAAGAGTCCATAGTATACAGCTACACAAAGAGCTTTAATGCATTTGCTGCTAAACTATCCGAGGATGAAGCCAACAAGTTATCTAGCATGAATGAAGTGCTTTCAGTAATTCCGAATCAATACCGCAAGCTACACACAACAAGATCATGGGACTTTATTGGATTACCATTGACAGCTAAGAGAAAACTGAAGTCAGAGGGTGACACAATCGTGGCGCTTTTGGATACAG GGATAACTCCTGAGTTTCAAAGCTTCAAGGATGACGGATTTGGTCCTCCACCTGCTAAATGGAAAGGAACTTGTGACAAATATGTTAATTTCTCAGGCTGCAATAA CAAGATCATTGGAGCCAAATACTTCAAGCTTGATGGAAGGTCCAATCCATCTGATATACTATCTCCTATAGATGTGGAAGGCCATGGCACTCATACAGCATCAACAGCAGCAGGAAATATTGTTCCGAATGCAAGTCTCTTCGGATTAGCCAAAGGCATGGCACGTGGGGCGGTGCATTCAGCCAGGTTGGCAATTTACAAAATCTGTTGGACAGAAGATGGATGTGCTGATATGGACATACTTGCAGCATTTGAGGCTGCTATACATGACGGCGTGGATGTCATATCCGTTTCGTTAGGTGGAGGAAATGAAAATTATGCGCAGGACTCTATAGCAATTGGTGCATTTCATGCCATGAGGAAAGGCATAATCACAGTTGCCTCGGCTGGAAATGGTGGTCCAACTATGGCAACTGTCGTAAATAACGCCCCATGGATTGTCACAGTAGCTGCTAGTGGCATTGATAGGGACTTCCAGAGCACTATAGAGTTGGGGAGTAGAAAAAATGTTTCT GGAGAAGGAGTAAGTACCTTCAGTCCAAAACAAAAACAGTACCCCCTCGTTAATGGGATGGATGCAGCGCGAGCCTCTTCAAGCAAGGAAGATGCTAA GTTCTGTGATGGAGACTCTTTAGAGCCAAAAAAGGTGAAGGGAAAGATTGTTTACTGTAGATATAGAACATGGGGCACTGATGCTGTTGTGAAAGCAATAGGAGGCATTGGCACTATAATTGAAAATGATCAATTTGTAGATTTCGCTCAAATATTCAGTGCTCCAGCTACCTTTGTGAATGAAAGCACAGGTCAAGCTATTAccaattatataaaatctacaAG ATCACCCTCAGCAGTGATACATAAGAGCCAGGAAGTGAAAATACCAGCTCCATTTGTTGCTTCTTTTTCATCTAGGGGTCCAAATCCAGGATCTCAGCGTATTCTCAAG CCTGACATAACAGCTCCTGGCATTAACATCTTGGCTGCATATACACTTAAGACATCAATTAGTGGTTTAGAAGGCGACActcaattttcagaatttacaCTGATGTCCGGTACATCAATGTCATGCCCTCATGTTTCTGGAGTAGCAGCATATGTGAAGTCATTTCACCCAGATTGGACTCCTGCCGCAATCAGATCAGCAATAATTACCACAG CTAAACCTATGAGCCAGAAAGTTAACAGGGAGGCCGAGTTCGCATTTGGTGCTGGTCAAGTTAATCCAACAAGAGCTGTGAATCCTGGTTTAGTCTATGACATGGATGACTTTGCTTATATTCAGTTCTTATGCCATGAAGGATATAATGGTTCCACTTTATCAGTACTAATTGGCTCTTCTATAAATTGCACTTCTTTGCTTCCTGGGATTGGTCATGATGCTATTAACTATCCTAGCATGCAATTAAATGTGAAAAGAAACACAGACACAACAATAGGAGTTTTCAGGAGAAGAGTTACCAATGTAGGTCCTGGACAAACCATCTTTAATGCCACCATCAAATCTCCAAAAGGAGTGGAAATTACAGTGAAGCCTACTAGTCTCATTTTCTCTCACACCTTGCAAAAGAGGAGCTTCAAGGTAGTTGTGAAAGCAAAATCTATGGCAAGTATGAAAATTGTATCAGCTTCCCTTATTTGGAGAAGCCCTCGTTATATCGTTAGAAGCCCTATTGTTATCTACAGTCCGTAA